The following are encoded in a window of Halococcus salifodinae DSM 8989 genomic DNA:
- a CDS encoding DUF7563 family protein, with the protein MPECENCGGFVTDQYVRVFAPPEMTTVRVCPNCPDMIREKDGVREAKSQRRN; encoded by the coding sequence ATGCCTGAATGTGAGAACTGTGGTGGGTTCGTGACCGACCAATACGTGCGGGTGTTTGCCCCGCCCGAGATGACCACCGTGCGCGTGTGCCCGAACTGTCCGGATATGATCCGTGAGAAAGACGGTGTTCGGGAGGCGAAGTCTCAACGGCGTAACTGA